A stretch of Chitinophaga caeni DNA encodes these proteins:
- the ruvX gene encoding Holliday junction resolvase RuvX yields MGRILAIDYGRKRTGLAVTDPLKIIASGLTTVPSHTLVQYLKQYTSQESVELFLVGEPKNLDGGTTDATVFVEQCVNLLTKHFPSIPIKLMDERFTSKMAFRSMIDSGMKKKDRQNKGLIDEISATILLQEYLQTQL; encoded by the coding sequence ATGGGCAGAATATTAGCAATCGATTATGGCCGGAAAAGAACGGGCCTCGCTGTAACAGATCCTTTAAAGATCATTGCCAGCGGCTTAACCACCGTGCCTAGTCATACCTTGGTGCAATACCTTAAACAATACACAAGCCAGGAGAGCGTGGAACTTTTCTTGGTAGGGGAGCCGAAGAACCTGGACGGCGGCACGACGGATGCAACGGTTTTCGTGGAGCAATGTGTGAACCTGCTGACTAAGCATTTCCCTTCCATACCCATCAAGCTCATGGATGAGCGATTTACGAGCAAGATGGCCTTCCGCAGTATGATCGATAGCGGGATGAAGAAAAAAGACCGCCAAAATAAGGGTTTGATCGACGAAATTAGCGCAACAATCCTGTTACAGGAGTACCTACAAACGCAGCTTTAA
- a CDS encoding UbiA-like polyprenyltransferase: protein MMMSSTGTKTIQNYLSLVKFSHTIFAMPFAMIGFFMAVMKSGKTFDWTLFLLVILCMVFARSAAMAFNRWLDVEFDKKNPRTAKREIPAGIITRKNALMFVIGNCLLFIATTWFINRICFYLSPVALLVVLGYSYTKRFTALCHLVLGVGLSLAPVGAYLAVTGEFSALPIMLSVLVLCWVSGFDIIYSLQDEDFDRSQSLHSIPTWLGKAGGLRFSELLHMIAAVLVVLIGYFGDFGWLYMVGAAGFILMLILQHRLVKPHDLSKVNIAFMTTNGIASVAYAVFSIVDMFVTHGTHGRYFQIFY from the coding sequence ATGATGATGTCATCTACAGGCACTAAAACGATCCAAAACTATTTATCACTGGTAAAATTCAGCCATACCATTTTCGCGATGCCATTCGCGATGATCGGTTTTTTTATGGCGGTGATGAAGTCGGGAAAGACTTTCGATTGGACACTTTTCTTGTTGGTAATTTTATGCATGGTTTTCGCGAGAAGTGCTGCCATGGCCTTTAATCGCTGGTTGGATGTGGAGTTCGATAAGAAAAATCCACGCACGGCCAAGCGGGAAATCCCGGCCGGAATTATTACGCGGAAGAATGCCTTGATGTTCGTTATTGGGAATTGCCTGTTATTCATCGCAACGACATGGTTTATCAATAGGATCTGTTTTTACTTATCTCCCGTGGCGCTGCTGGTGGTTTTAGGTTATAGTTATACCAAGCGCTTTACGGCGCTTTGCCACCTGGTACTGGGGGTTGGGCTTTCCCTTGCACCGGTAGGGGCTTACCTGGCAGTAACGGGGGAATTTTCTGCTTTGCCGATCATGCTATCCGTACTGGTTTTATGCTGGGTAAGCGGGTTTGATATTATTTATTCTTTGCAGGATGAAGATTTCGATCGTTCGCAATCATTACATTCCATCCCGACCTGGTTGGGTAAAGCCGGGGGCTTAAGATTTTCCGAACTGTTACATATGATCGCCGCGGTACTAGTGGTCTTGATCGGTTATTTCGGGGATTTCGGATGGTTATACATGGTAGGCGCCGCCGGGTTTATATTAATGTTGATATTACAACACCGGTTGGTAAAGCCGCATGATCTCAGCAAGGTCAATATAGCCTTTATGACTACCAACGGTATCGCGAGCGTGGCTTATGCCGTTTTTTCAATCGTGGATATGTTCGTTACCCATGGTACGCATGGCAGGTATTTTCAAATTTTTTATTAA
- a CDS encoding tetratricopeptide repeat protein, whose protein sequence is MKIPSLIISLFIIIQNPGRAQIPNNIPLEHSFRDTLEDAHFLAMKDSLSSAMENKQPVAAGEYLREMGRVCFHMGHYPQALDYLLQAAKICEAAGAHRLLAEVLNDMGTLYYYTRQPLIARDRYDQALTIYKKLNDPNGMAYTFGVIGHLYEKQQRYDSAFFFQDKALQYYGLDQNEAGMAKIYENLGSIHEDLEHFDSAYHYFKKSLDLGLLHGDTLSSIETYNNLGDILRKTGQYRAGLTMTQKALDIALAKNEGYQVSSAYRDLAKAYHLLGKDDSAFILLEQARSQLLDIYSQDGGKQLAFLQTMFDIGKKNTEIEQLRNTRKSILFFIIGGILIVLLATVIISRQRLRIKHTALLRQQEQQRYRSQTDLLQLKEESLKQELEVRSKVLNTHTLHIIQKNQLLEDIHGKIHEMIKDERRDQKKQLKQLQQLIHHNFNHDQHWEEFRGIFEQIHESFFDKLKLHCDHLTANDLRLIALLKMNMSSTDIATLLGISPDSLRVLRYRLRKKLQLQQGENLVLFIQSL, encoded by the coding sequence ATGAAAATACCGTCGCTTATTATAAGCCTGTTTATCATCATCCAAAATCCCGGCCGGGCACAAATACCTAATAATATACCACTGGAACATTCTTTCCGCGATACGTTGGAAGATGCGCACTTCCTCGCCATGAAGGATTCACTTTCCAGCGCCATGGAAAACAAACAACCCGTTGCCGCCGGGGAATACCTGAGGGAAATGGGCAGGGTATGCTTCCATATGGGGCATTATCCACAGGCTTTGGACTACTTGCTCCAAGCAGCAAAAATATGTGAAGCAGCAGGGGCGCATAGATTATTGGCCGAGGTGTTGAATGATATGGGTACCTTGTATTATTATACCCGTCAGCCGCTCATAGCCAGGGACCGTTATGATCAAGCCCTTACTATTTACAAGAAGCTGAACGACCCGAACGGGATGGCTTATACTTTCGGGGTTATTGGCCACCTTTATGAAAAGCAGCAACGCTACGATAGCGCGTTCTTTTTCCAGGACAAGGCATTACAATATTATGGCTTAGACCAAAATGAGGCCGGGATGGCCAAAATTTATGAAAACCTGGGCAGCATTCATGAGGACCTGGAGCATTTTGACTCTGCCTACCATTATTTTAAAAAATCCCTGGACCTGGGCCTCCTGCATGGCGATACCCTTTCAAGTATCGAAACATATAACAACTTGGGGGATATACTCCGGAAAACGGGTCAATACCGTGCCGGTTTAACAATGACTCAAAAAGCGCTGGACATAGCCCTCGCCAAAAACGAAGGCTATCAAGTTTCAAGCGCTTACCGGGATTTGGCAAAGGCATACCACTTGCTCGGTAAAGACGATTCCGCATTTATCCTTTTGGAACAAGCCCGCTCACAACTGCTCGATATTTATTCCCAAGATGGCGGCAAGCAACTCGCCTTCCTGCAAACCATGTTCGATATCGGTAAAAAGAACACGGAAATAGAACAATTACGCAATACCCGCAAATCCATCCTCTTTTTTATCATCGGCGGTATACTGATCGTTTTGCTGGCAACGGTCATTATCAGCAGGCAAAGGCTCCGCATCAAGCATACGGCCTTACTCCGCCAGCAAGAGCAGCAACGCTACCGATCCCAAACCGACCTGTTGCAACTGAAAGAAGAAAGTTTAAAACAAGAACTGGAGGTCCGTTCCAAGGTGCTCAATACACATACGCTGCATATCATCCAAAAAAATCAACTGTTGGAAGATATCCACGGCAAAATCCATGAAATGATCAAAGATGAAAGGAGGGATCAAAAAAAGCAATTGAAACAGTTACAACAATTGATCCATCATAACTTCAACCACGATCAACACTGGGAAGAGTTCCGGGGAATTTTTGAGCAGATACATGAATCTTTCTTCGATAAACTCAAACTACATTGCGATCATCTTACCGCGAATGATCTTAGGCTCATTGCCTTACTCAAAATGAATATGAGCTCTACAGATATTGCCACCTTGCTGGGAATCTCTCCCGATAGCTTGCGGGTTTTACGGTACCGCCTGCGGAAAAAATTGCAACTCCAACAGGGAGAAAACCTGGTGCTATTCATTCAATCCCTGTAG
- a CDS encoding RNA polymerase sigma factor — protein MGSIPTYNETELVMGLKAKDQQVFGYLYDHYSPALYGVILKVINDETSASDILQEVFLKIWKSIDRYDTEKGRLFTWMLNIARNTAIDSLRSKAHKLDQKIQEISADVYTHTSQLTVQPSIDHLGLSKVLDKLNKEQRKIIDLAYYKGCTQDEIAKILDIPLGTVKTRMRNAIIQLRNLLKQS, from the coding sequence TTGGGATCTATTCCAACATATAATGAAACCGAATTAGTAATGGGGTTGAAAGCCAAGGATCAGCAGGTCTTCGGATATTTATATGATCATTATTCTCCAGCATTATACGGTGTTATCTTGAAAGTGATTAATGATGAAACTTCCGCGAGCGATATTTTGCAGGAAGTTTTTTTGAAGATTTGGAAAAGTATTGACCGCTACGATACGGAAAAAGGCCGACTATTCACCTGGATGCTCAATATAGCCAGGAATACTGCTATCGATAGCTTACGATCCAAGGCACATAAATTGGATCAGAAAATCCAAGAGATCAGCGCTGACGTATATACACATACAAGCCAATTAACGGTTCAGCCTTCGATTGATCATCTCGGACTCTCAAAAGTGCTGGATAAACTTAACAAGGAACAACGCAAGATAATTGACCTTGCCTATTACAAGGGCTGTACACAGGATGAAATTGCCAAGATTTTAGACATCCCGCTAGGTACAGTAAAGACTAGAATGAGAAACGCTATCATTCAATTACGAAATTTATTAAAACAGTCGTAA
- a CDS encoding RNA methyltransferase — translation MRKLSMDELGRKSVAEFKEADKTPLVLILDNVRSMHNVGSVFRTADAFLIQGIVLCGFTPKPPHRDIHKTALGATETVEWQYFESTVDAVEALKKDGYRVMAIEQAENSISLDRFTPPAEKPLALVFGNEVDGVDANVMKIVDGCIEIPQLGMKHSLNISVSTGIVVWDLFSKWKQ, via the coding sequence ATGCGTAAATTAAGTATGGATGAGCTGGGCCGCAAATCTGTTGCGGAGTTCAAGGAAGCTGATAAAACGCCGCTAGTATTGATTTTGGATAATGTAAGGAGCATGCATAATGTAGGTTCCGTTTTCCGCACTGCCGATGCTTTCTTAATTCAAGGGATCGTGCTCTGCGGCTTCACACCCAAACCTCCCCACAGGGATATTCACAAAACGGCCCTAGGGGCAACGGAAACGGTAGAATGGCAATATTTTGAAAGTACTGTCGATGCCGTGGAAGCTTTAAAGAAAGACGGTTACCGGGTAATGGCCATTGAGCAGGCAGAAAATAGTATTTCCCTGGACAGGTTTACGCCGCCTGCCGAAAAACCTTTAGCCCTCGTATTCGGTAACGAAGTAGATGGGGTCGATGCAAACGTCATGAAGATCGTTGATGGCTGTATTGAAATTCCCCAGCTCGGTATGAAACATTCGCTGAATATTTCGGTGAGCACCGGGATCGTGGTATGGGACTTATTTAGCAAATGGAAACAATAA
- the def gene encoding peptide deformylase: MILPIVAYGNPVLRKVAVDIDADYPDLKQLIANMWETMYASNGVGIAAPQVNKSIRLFVVDSKQIIDNLEEDEKNDYPGDEGVKEVFINARIVETNGDEWPYNEGCLSIPKVREDVYRAETVTLRYQDEHFKEHTKTFLGVTARVIMHEYDHIDGILFIDHLKPLKKRMIKSKLEDISKGKIRVDYKMSFPK; the protein is encoded by the coding sequence ATGATATTACCAATCGTAGCTTACGGCAACCCGGTTTTGAGAAAAGTAGCGGTAGATATTGATGCCGATTATCCCGATTTAAAACAATTGATCGCTAATATGTGGGAAACGATGTACGCCTCAAACGGTGTCGGTATCGCTGCCCCCCAAGTGAATAAATCTATCCGTTTATTCGTAGTAGATAGTAAACAGATTATCGATAACCTGGAAGAAGATGAGAAAAATGATTACCCGGGAGATGAAGGTGTCAAGGAAGTGTTTATCAATGCGCGGATCGTTGAAACCAACGGTGATGAATGGCCATACAATGAAGGCTGCCTCAGCATACCCAAAGTGAGGGAAGATGTGTACCGCGCGGAAACAGTGACCCTGCGCTACCAGGATGAGCATTTCAAGGAGCACACCAAAACATTTTTGGGCGTGACCGCGAGAGTCATCATGCATGAATACGATCATATTGACGGCATACTCTTCATCGACCATTTGAAGCCATTGAAAAAAAGGATGATCAAAAGCAAACTGGAAGATATTTCAAAAGGTAAAATTAGGGTTGATTACAAGATGTCATTTCCTAAATAA
- a CDS encoding anti-sigma factor, whose translation MDVQRYISSGIIESYVAGLVSEQEAKELQEAMLQYPEVKQAVDACQQDMERYVQMFSLQPPKVVKEKIFELINSDDLVGHVTAEDATEKSASPAMKAYTVASEFPEEEHTDGARSWRWVAAAAIILLLISAGFNYKLYTDKSELDSKYQALQVEQSTLMAKNQVFQTKLSDMDNMMLWMKDPATKKVMLPGASKDHSDYLATVYWNPSDQNVYIAANNLPEPNADQQYQLWAIVKGQKEPMDAGVFNMKDLEHPMQKMKQFGDGVIAFAITLEKKGGSEKPTMPIIVAGKTS comes from the coding sequence GTGGACGTACAACGTTACATATCGTCAGGTATCATAGAAAGTTATGTAGCAGGTTTAGTTTCTGAACAGGAGGCTAAAGAGTTACAGGAAGCTATGTTACAATATCCTGAAGTGAAGCAAGCCGTAGATGCTTGCCAACAGGATATGGAACGCTATGTCCAGATGTTTTCCTTACAGCCGCCGAAGGTGGTTAAGGAAAAAATCTTTGAATTGATTAATAGCGATGATCTCGTAGGTCATGTCACCGCTGAGGATGCAACTGAGAAAAGTGCTTCCCCTGCCATGAAAGCTTATACCGTGGCCAGCGAATTCCCGGAAGAAGAGCATACTGATGGAGCCAGGTCCTGGAGATGGGTCGCGGCTGCCGCCATTATCTTATTGCTCATTAGCGCCGGGTTCAACTATAAATTGTATACCGATAAATCCGAACTGGATTCAAAATATCAAGCTTTACAGGTAGAACAATCTACCTTGATGGCAAAAAACCAAGTATTTCAAACCAAGTTGTCCGATATGGACAATATGATGCTTTGGATGAAAGATCCTGCCACCAAGAAGGTCATGTTACCGGGCGCCTCGAAAGATCATTCCGATTACCTGGCAACGGTTTATTGGAACCCTTCCGATCAAAATGTTTATATAGCTGCTAATAATCTCCCGGAGCCAAATGCAGATCAACAATACCAATTATGGGCCATCGTGAAAGGACAAAAAGAACCGATGGATGCCGGGGTATTTAATATGAAGGATTTGGAACATCCCATGCAAAAGATGAAACAATTCGGGGATGGCGTGATTGCTTTCGCGATAACCCTTGAAAAGAAAGGCGGCAGCGAGAAACCTACAATGCCTATCATCGTGGCCGGTAAAACCAGTTAG